In the genome of Bremerella sp. JC817, one region contains:
- a CDS encoding WG repeat-containing protein, which yields MKPFWQTITMRRLCLSVAMVMLGVIAIFGCGFSINPPQSAASSRPKPVAANVPAPQPAPSSIRSVKHIHPHAAIEDKQQRFDWIYPIPTAWPDGDNVQWQAINSQGVLQVGLPYPNVSWGIHGPTSTWGQGQSLGQQGLLLHSPERWVMLSGSELISFDPPASHVEGVTNLGQSLFAIHQFERSDPKLPFGGGASHRSPFCPDMLYDPYEMWQAPADIVPRDFFQEGLIVVSRGSKFGYADRQGQLVIEPIYENALHFSNGLAAVMLNGSWGYIDATGTMRIEPRFAEAHPFDEGIAMVLGNGQAQRYLIDIDGNKLRNVEDGSYGLMHEGLAPSRLDGKYGFVNPEGEWSVQPAFRYIGAFQDGIAFVIHTDSNLSGIIDRTGNLLRPLPDLAKSTYFHGNLAWVEIKDGPTGYLHRDGLWIWQLPRTSHIQ from the coding sequence ATGAAACCGTTTTGGCAAACCATAACCATGCGGCGATTGTGCCTGTCAGTCGCCATGGTAATGCTTGGTGTGATCGCGATCTTTGGCTGCGGATTTTCGATCAATCCACCACAGTCGGCCGCTTCGAGCCGACCCAAACCGGTCGCCGCGAACGTGCCAGCGCCCCAGCCGGCGCCCTCGTCGATTCGCTCGGTGAAGCACATCCATCCGCACGCGGCGATCGAAGACAAGCAGCAGCGGTTCGACTGGATCTATCCCATTCCGACTGCCTGGCCCGATGGCGACAACGTCCAGTGGCAGGCCATCAACAGCCAAGGTGTGCTGCAGGTCGGGCTTCCTTACCCCAACGTTTCCTGGGGGATCCATGGTCCCACGTCGACCTGGGGTCAGGGGCAATCGCTTGGTCAGCAGGGGTTGCTGCTGCACTCGCCGGAGCGCTGGGTGATGTTGTCGGGGTCGGAACTCATTTCGTTCGATCCCCCGGCCAGCCATGTCGAAGGGGTCACGAACCTCGGCCAGTCGCTGTTCGCCATCCACCAGTTCGAGCGATCTGACCCGAAGCTGCCCTTCGGTGGTGGCGCGAGTCACCGTTCTCCGTTTTGCCCCGACATGCTGTATGATCCTTACGAGATGTGGCAGGCCCCGGCCGACATCGTGCCGCGTGACTTCTTTCAGGAAGGCCTGATCGTCGTGTCGCGCGGTTCCAAGTTTGGCTATGCCGATCGCCAGGGTCAGTTGGTGATCGAACCGATTTACGAGAACGCGCTCCACTTCAGCAATGGCCTGGCAGCCGTGATGCTCAACGGTTCGTGGGGCTATATCGACGCGACCGGAACCATGCGAATCGAGCCGCGGTTCGCCGAGGCCCATCCGTTTGACGAAGGGATCGCGATGGTTCTCGGGAACGGCCAGGCCCAACGGTATCTCATCGATATCGATGGCAACAAATTGCGAAACGTCGAAGATGGCAGCTACGGCCTGATGCACGAAGGGCTCGCCCCATCCCGACTCGATGGCAAGTATGGTTTCGTGAACCCGGAAGGGGAATGGAGCGTCCAACCTGCATTCCGATATATCGGTGCGTTTCAAGATGGGATCGCGTTTGTCATTCATACCGACTCGAACCTTTCGGGCATCATCGACCGCACCGGTAACCTGCTGCGGCCACTGCCTGACCTGGCGAAGTCGACCTACTTCCACGGAAACCTGGCGTGGGTGGAAATCAAAGATGGTCCGACCGGCTATCTCCACCGCGACGGTCTCTGGATCTGGCAACTCCCCCGCACCAGCCACATCCAGTGA